The following nucleotide sequence is from Chloracidobacterium validum.
CGGGTCCGTCCGGTCTTCGATCCGCGCAGCCTGAGCTACGAAGGCGAAACCATCTGGCTGTTTGAAGGTGACAATGCCAAAGAAGAGGAAGCTTTTGCCGTTTCAGTCGTTGCCAACATCCTGGTCGCCGGCCGCACCAGCGACGTGAAATGGGTCATTGACAGCTACCGGCGTGGGCAGACGCTCGGACGGCGGGAGGATTTCAATGTGGGATTTGGCGCGCGTCCGGCCGACGCCATGGGGAGCGCCTATGTTTCTCAAGCATTTTTCGCCGAGATTTTGGATGAGCTACGCAAGGAAACCCCGGCGCGTTATCAGCCATTTCTCAACGCGCTGACACCATTTCCCTTTTTCACGCACATCGGACGGGACGGACGCAGCATCACCAGCACAGTTGACTTGCCATTGCCCTTTCTCGTTGGCTTGGCCGGGGCTGGTTACGGAGCAAGCACCGCGGCCGACGAGCGCCGCGCCAATGATCAGGCGGTGCGAGAGGTCCTTCAGTCCATTTACGAAGCCCAGATGGATTACGCCCGCAATGCGGGCAAGGGCTACTATTCGGATAGCTTGCCAACCCTGGCCAAACGCGCCGACGGTGGGCGCGCCTTCGCGGAAGAAGTCGAACTGATGACGCGCTTGCCATACCGTGGCTACGTGCTCGGGCCAATCGTCTTGCGGCCGGCAAGCGGGGACAAACCGGCCGGCTTTAGCGTCACGGCCTTTCCGGCAGTGCGAACCGGGCCAGACCGCACCGGCAACCAGACCTTCTACCTCGACGAGACCGGCTTCCTGCGTTGCCAGCCTCGCCCAACCGAGGACGCCAACGCTGAAAGTGCCGTTTGTGGGTCATTTGCCCAAGAAACCGGAGCCGACACGGTCACGCCACCACCACGCTGATGCTTTCGACCACGCTTGAACGCCGCTTTGAGCAGCGCCTTGCCGAACTTGCAACCCAGTGGCGGGGACAGACACCCCCGCCACTTTCCATGGCAGCCGCGGCCGTCGTCTGGGCCTTGGAAGCCGATCGGGAAATCACAGACATTCCCAAGCAGCTCGACGCGCTGGCGGATGAGCTATCGGCCTGGGCCATTGGCGAAGGGCTGCCACAACCACTGTCCATCGAGGCGGTGTCCAGGGGGTTTGTGGCGCTTGGCTTTCGTGGCGAGACCGACAACTACTATGACCCACGCAACAGCTTCTTAGCTGAAGTCATCACCCGTCGCGTGGGGATTCCCATCACGCTTTCCGTCATTTTCATTGAACTCGCCCAGCGCTTTGGGCTGACCTGCGAGGGTGTCAACTTTCCCGGGCATTTTCTTGTGCGCTACCGCGGAGCCGATGGCGTCGGCCACCTTGACCCGTTTCATGGTTGCCAATGGCTCGATGACCGTGGCCTCCAGCAGCTCCTGCATCGCGTTCGTGGAACGCAGTCCAGGTTGAGCGCCGAGGATTTGGCAACAGCCGGAACCGGCGACATTGTCGCGCGCATGCTACGCAACCTGTGCAACATTGCCCTCAAGGCCAAGGACTGGATAACCGCCCTACGGACACTTCGGATGCTTGTCATCGTCAACCCAGACGATGCGCAGGCAGGTCGGGACATTGGACTGCTCTACCTCCAGCTCGAACGTTGGGGCGAAGCACTGACTTGGCTTGAAAGCCATAAACGGCGAGTGGCATCTGACGCGGAACGCCAAAGCCTCGAACCATCCATTATCGAGGCCAAAAAAGCGCTAGCGCAGTGGAACTAAGCGCAAGCCTCGACAAGCTCAGTTTTCACTGCCATCCAAACGCGAAGCAAGATTACTTTGGTCGCGCCAACCGGGCGCCACGAACGAGCCCCCGCCCGGCAGCTTCGATGGATAGAGCGTCCCAAACACCCTCCGTTGGCAACGGCGTCCGCTGCATGCTCATGGTAGATGCATCCACTTCGGACGGGGCAGCGCCCAGGTACACCGCTACAGCGTAGGCCCGACTCCGCCCCGTCACCGTGCCAATGGCTCGCGCAGTTTCTGTGGCAGCTCCCTGCCCGGCCGAGCGCCAGGCCTCGGCCGACGGCGCTCGCCGGGCTACCTCGCGGAAGACACCCTCAACCGTTTCGATCACACGTGGGCCATCGCCAGGCCTGGTCTCGCCGACGAGCAACAGCTCTCCGCGCTGCAACGCTGGAGTAAACTTGACCGTCGTGTGAATGTCTTTTGTCTTCAACTGACGCGCCAACCAATGGGCCAGCACTTCCCAGCGCGCATCGGCTTCCCTCCCGCCAGGCGTTGCCAGCGCAAAAGCGACGACATCGCGCGTCCCAGTGGTAACTTCCTGCGCAAGCGGTGCATCAGCCGGTTGGGCAACGCGGGCCCGGAGTGACGTATCGGTTTCGCGCCGGACAAAGCCTTCCGTCACGTCCCGCGTCACAAGCGACGAGCCTTGGGTTCCACCGACGATGACGACAATGGGCAACTGCCGCTGGATGGTCGCGGCATACCAACGCTGCACGGCGGCTTCGTCCAGCTTACTCACCGTTCCCGCGACCCCAAGTGATGGAAAGCCATAGGGGTGGACTGGAAACAAGCTTCGCCGCGCCAGCCACGGAGCGAGCGCGTAAGCGTCGCGGGTCTGGCGCTTTTGCTCGGTGAGTAGGCGCTCCCGCTCGGCCGTGACGACCGGGGGATCGAAGTTTGGGCGTTCGGTCAAGGCAATCAAGCGTCCAAGCACGGCTTCGGCGTGACGGGCTAAAACGCATAGCTCAAAACCAAAAAAGTCACGCTCATTGACAATGCGTAGCTGACCACCAAGTCGCTCGATCTCATCCAGTATGCCATCGGGCGCGGATTTCACCGTGCTGCGGGTCATGACGCGCAGCATGAGTTCCGTCACCCCAGCGTTGGTTTCATCTTCAATGAAGCGTCCGCCTTGAAAGTACAGCCCGGCCGCCACCAGTGGGCGCGCCGGATCAGGCCGGACCAGAACCCGTGGACCACGCAGCGTGGCATATTCACGCACCGGCTCGGCCGGCGGCAAGACGGTCAACCCTTCGGCCTTGGTTTTTGGACGCGCTTTCACACTGACAACGACGGTTGCCGGCGCGTCGGTTGCGGCATCGGGTGGCAGCTCAAGCGCCAGGGTTGCCGGCACGAGCAGCCCAACCGTCTCAAAGAACTTCTCCGGCGTGAACGTGCGCGGCGGAGCGGTTGCGGCTTCGTACTCATGCACAACCAAGCGCGAGGCAACTAGGTGCTTGGCCGCGGCGGCGCGGACTTGTTCGGCGGTGATGCTCTCCAAACGGTCGAGGTCTTCCAGCCACGTCAGTAGCCCGGTTCCGGCTTCGACCTGAACAAGTTGCCGGGCCCAGCCGTCCACGCTATCGCCGGCCAGCCAGCGTTCCAACTCGAGCTGCGCTTTCGCGCGCTGGAGTTCGCCTTCTGAAAGCCGTTCCCGCCGCAGACGCTCGACCGCCTCCAGGGTCAGAGCCTCGGCCCGGTCGAGTAGCTCCGGCTCGATACTCAAACCGATGCACAGGCCGCTGCCCTTGGCGGTGACATCGAGGCTCGTCGTCACGGCCGACGCGATACGGCGATTTTCAACCAAGGCTTCGCACAGGCGCGACCGCCGACCAAGACCAAGGGCCGCCCGCGCCACCTCCAGCGCGACCCGCTCTTCAGGCGGCAAGACCGGCAAGACATACCCAAGGTGAACAAAGGTTGCGGCCGGCGCGCCACGCTCGGCTTGATAGCGGCGTCCGGTCGAGGTTGCCGAGACCGGGGCCGGTGGTTGCGGCTCGGACGCCGGTTTCCAGTCGCCACCGGCTTCGGACACAGCCCGCAGTGACTGAACGAGATTGATCTCGCCGGTCAACGCGAGAATCGTCTCGCGTGGTCGAAGGCGAGAGGCGTAAAAGTCGCGGGCCGCGTCGAGCGTCACCGCCTCGATGCGTGCCGCTTGGCTCTCGGCATCCGGTGTGGCCAGGCCGGTTCGCCCCATCGCTAGGGATAGCCAGGCTGACCGCCCAGCGCTTGCGGCTTGGGACAGCTTCCACGCCTGCGCGCGAACGGCACGCAAACGTCCAAGCCGAAGGTGATCTTCATCAAAGGTCGTCCGAGACAGGGCCCGCAGCAGCCGACCGACAACGGTGGTCGCCTGTGCGGTCGGGGCCGTGACGGTGAGCGTCGTTTCGAGACTCCCAACGTGAATGTCAAGCGTAGCCCCGGCAGCGTCCAGCGCGGCTTCGTCGGCTTCGGACAACAATCCATACGCCACCACCCAGGCAACGCCGGGCATGGACGCCGGTTCATCCATCTGACCAGCTTCAAATCGAACGGCAAAGCCTACGATTTCCGAGGCATACCGCTCCGCGCAGATCAGGCGCAGCCCATTGCTGAAGCGGGTGAAGGTCAGCTCGCCGCGCTGGACTTGCTCGACGATTCCCCGAATCGGCGCGACCTTTGGCGGCGTAGAGGGTGGGGCCGGCGGTGGCGTGCGGCGGCGAGTTTGCCCAACCGACAAACCAACCCAGAGCAGCATGAGTGACAGGAGGAGCGCCCAACGAAGATAAGGCATAAGCACATCTTGGCGCGCTCGAATGGAGCGCCACCCCCCTGACCGTAGCGATTTCTTCCCTGCGCGGCAAGCTCACGCGCGCCCGGCGCGTGGTTATTCCAGCTTGCAACGAACTGTTTCAGTCGGCGAACGCGCGTCCACCGACACCCTACAGTCAACGCTATGTGCCATAATCGAAAACGCCCGTTGACTCACCATGGCACTGGGGAACAAACCATGCGGTACTTCAACACGGCCGGGCCGTGTCGCCCGGACATTCACTACATGCTGTCGCCAGTGAAGCGGCTGCCGGGGTTGCGGCGGCTGATTGACCAGCAAGCGTACTTCGTGGTGCATGCGCCGCGCCAGGTCGGGAAAACGACCCTGATGCTGACGCTGGCGCAGCAGTTGACTGCGGAAGGGCGCTATGCGGCGGTCCTGCTCTCGCTTGAGGTTGGCGCGGCGTTCAACGCTGACCCTGACCGGGCAGAAGCTGCGATTCTGGGTGCGTGGCAGGTCGGGTGTCGCGCCTGGCTACCGCCGGCGTTGGGCTTGCCTGCCCTGGAAGCCAACGCGCCGGTCGGGCAGCGGTTGTTGTCGGCGCTGACAGCCTGGGCACAGACCTGTCCACGTCCACTGGTGCTTTTCCTGGATGAGATAGATGCGCTTGAAGACATGACGCTCATCAGCGTGCTGCGGCAGTTGCGGGCCGGGTATCCGAGTCGGCCGCAGGCGTTTCCGTGGTCGCTGGCGTTGATTGGGATGCGGGACGTACGGGATTACAAGGTAGCGGCGGGCGGCAGTGACCGACTGCGCACCGCCAGCCCCTTCAACATCAAGATGCGCTCCCTGACCCTGGGGAACTTCACCCAGGACGAAGTCGCCCAGCTCTATCGCCAGCACACGACCGAGACCGGACAGGTGTTTACCGACGAGGCGGTGGCTTACGCCTACGACCTGACCGCCGGGCAGCCCTGGCTGGTCAACGCCCTGGCCAAGGTCTGCGTTGAGGAACTGGTCGAGGACACGGGCCAGACCATCACCCGTGACGACATCGAGGCGGCGCAGTGGGTGCTGATCGAGCGGCAGGACACGCATTTGGACAGCCTGGCGGAGCGGCTGCGGGAGCCGCGCGTCCGCAACCTCATTGCGCCGATGCTGGCGGGTGATTTGCCGGGCGACCTGCCGGACGATGACCGGCGGTACGTGCTGGACTTGGGGCTAGTGCGCCGCAACCCAGACACGGGCGTGTTGGAAGTCGCCAACCCGGTGTACCGGGAGGTGCTGCCGCGGGTGCTGTCGGGCGGGGTACAGGATGCGCTGCCACGCCTTGAGCCGGTATGGCTGGATGGCGAAGGGCGGCTGGTGCCGGAGAAGTTGCTGGAGGCATTTTTAGGGTTTTGGCGGCAGCACGGGGAGCCGTTGCTGCGCGGGGTGGCGTATCACGAGATTGCGCCGCACATCGTGCTGATGGCGTACTTGCAGCGGGTGGAGAACGGCGGGGGGCGGGTGACGCGGGAGTACGCGATTGGGTCTGGGCGGATGGATGTGTGTTTGCGGTACGGTGGGGTGACGGTGGGGATTGAGCTGAAGGTGTGGCGGGAGGGGGCGGGCGACCCGGAGGCGGAAGGGCTGGAGCAGTTGGAGAGGTACCTGGCGGGGCTTGCGGCTGGGGCGGCGGGGTGGCTGGTGATCTTTGACCGGCGGGCTGGACAGCCGCCGGTGGCGGAGCGGACGCGGGCGTACCGGGCGGTGACGCCGGGCGGACGCGCGGTAACGGTGGTGCGCGCCTAAGCCAAAGCCAAGGCTTGACTGACGCCATCACCCAGGCAAAGTCGCGCCTTATCTCAGCCAACGGGCCGACGCCCAAAGAAACGCGCCGGGAACCCGTGCCTAGCCAAATCGCCCAGACAGGTAGTCTTCGGTTTGCTTCTGGGAGGGCGCGTTGAAGAGGACTTCCGTTGGACCAAACTCAACCAGCTCGCCAAGGTACATAAAAGCCGTAAACTCAGCGACCCGTGCCGCCTGCTGTAGGTTGTGCGTGACGATGAGTGATGTCACTTGCGACTTCAGTCGCCCCAGCAGCGCCTCGATGCTTGCCGTGGCGAGGGGATCGAGGGCCGAGGTGGGTTCATCAAAGAGCAGCAACTCCGGCTCAGTTGCCAGCGCGCGCGCAATGCACAAACGCTGTTGCTGTCCGCCGGATAGCGTGTAGGCTGAGTCCTGGAGCCGATCTTTGACCTCGTCCCACAGCGCGGCATCTTGCAGGGACCGCTCGACCCGCGCGCTGATCTCACGGGCGTCGCGCAGCCCGCGAATGCGCAGCCCATAGGCGACATTTTCGAAGATTGACTTGGGAAACGGATTCGGCTTTTGAAACACCATGCCGATGCGCATGCGCACTTCGATGGGATCGGTTTCCGGTCCAAGCAAGTTGATGTTGTCAGGATAAAGCCGGATTTCGCCCAGGTAGCGACAACCTGGGTAGAGGTCGTGCATGCGATTGAAACACCGTAGCAGCGTGCTTTTGCCACACCCCGAAGGCCCAATGAGTGCCGTGGCGCGGCGGTCATGCACCGGCAGCGTGACATCGCGCAACGCCAGCTTGTCACCGTAAGCAAAACTCAACCCACGGGCTTCAGCTTTGAGCGCTACGTCTCCGTTCCGATGCGCCGCCGGCTGGTCATTCGGCGCGATGGTTGATCGGCTCATGTGGGCATGGTCTCCTACCATTTGAGTTGACGACGCAGCCGATAGCGCAGCCAAGCCGCCACGCCATTCATTGCCGCGGTCAGGCAGGTCAAGGTCAGCGCCGCGGCTGCCGCATTGGCGCGAAAATCAGCGTTCGGACGCGAAGTCCAGTCAAAGGTCACGATGGGCAACGCCGTGAACGGCGACCAAATCCACTCAACGGACACAAAGGGGAACGAAGGGGATACCGGCGCGGGCGGCAAAAAGGCAATGAAGGTCACAGCGCCAATCGTGACGATCGGCGCCGTCTCACCGATTGCCCGCGATAGCCCGATGATGACGCCGGTCAGAATGCCGGGCAGCGCCGCCGGCAAGACGTGCTGCCAGACGGTTTGCCAGCGCGTCGAGCCGACGGCGTAGGAAGCTTCCCGGATGGTCGGCGGTACGGTTCGGAGCGCCTCGCGGGTCGCTACGACGACAATCGGCAAAATGAGCAAGCCGAGCGTCAAGCCCGCGGTCAGGACACTCGCGCCAAACCCCAGCCAGCGAACGAATAGCCCTAGGGCAAGCAGTCCGTAAACAATCGAAGGCACCCCGGCCAGGTTGACAATGTTGATTTCAATCAACGCCGTGAAGCGATTTGGACGGGCATACTCTTCCAGGTACACCCCGGCGGCAACGCCCAGCGGAACGGCAACGGCCGCCGTGACCACCATCACAACCAACGTCCCCACCCAGGCCGCGAGAACCCCGGCCTGGTCGGCCCGGCGCGAAGCAAATGTCAAAAGGAAATCGGGTTGCAGGCGTGTCCAGCCGGTGTGCAGCATGCTGGCAAACAGTCCGATGAAGACCGCCGCCAATGTTCCGAGCAGCAGCCAAGCTACACCGAGAAAGGCGCGCTCGATGCGTTTGGCCCACCGAATTCGCGTGGCAACCGGCGTCAGCGGTGTCATTGGCCAAGCCCCCGCAATCGCTGGCGACGGCGAACCCAATCCGCGGCCAGATTGAAGGCCAAGGTGAGTAGAAACAACACCAATGCGACGGCGAAAATCGTCCGGTAACTCAGCCCGCCGTGCGGAATGTCACCCTTTGCGACCTGGACGATGTATGTCGTCGCGGTTGCCGCCGGTTCAAAGGGATTCAGCGTCAACCGTGGCTGTTGACCCGCCGCAATCGCAACGATCATGGTCTCGCCAATCGCCCGCGAGACGCCCAGCACGTACGAGGCGGCAATCCCGGAAAACGCCGCGGGGAACACTACCTGCCAGGCCGTCTGGAGGCGTGTCGCGCCAAGGGCATAAGCACCTTCGCGCAAGCTCATCGGCACGGCCCGCAGAGCATCTTCACTTAGCGAGGCGACATAGGGGACGATCATGATGCCCATAACGAGTCCGGCCGAAAGCAGGTTGAAACTCGGCAGCGCCGGCCACAGCTTCTGGAGAAACGGCGTCACGGTATAGAGCGCAAAATAGCCAAGCACCACGGTTGGCACGCCGGCGAGCAGTTCCAAAACTGGCTTGATGCTTTCGCGCAACTGTCCGGCGGCAAACTCCGAGAGGTACATCGCCAGAATCGTTCCACTTGGGATGGCGACCGCCAGCGCCACGAGCGAGCTGGTGGCCGTTCCTGCCAGCAGCACGCCAATTCCGAAACGCGGCTCGGCAAAGAGTGGCGTCCACGCCGTATCTGTCAGAAAAGACCAGAGCGACACCTGCCGGAACAACGGCAGCGACTCTCCAACCAACACGGCCGCAATACCCAGCGTCGTGAGGACGGCAACCAGCGCCGCCCCGGCCAGGAGCCACTCAATCAGGTGTTCCCGCCAGCGCGCCCACGGCCGACGTGGCTGGTGAGTCACGGTTGCCACGGCCAACCTCCTGACGCCGCTGGCGCTAAAGCACGGCCGGCAGGGTAAGCAACTCCTGGATGGAGATTGCCACGGCCGGGCGGCGGTCAAAAATCGTGCCCACGCGCCGGTTGTCCAGATGCCGCCGAATACCGGCATAGGCGTCTGGCGGCAGTGGAACGCAGTGCACTTCTTCGGCGAGCTTGCCGCCCTGTTCGAGCCAAAAATGCACGAAAGTGGCGACTTCTGGGCGGTCCATGGCCCGCGCATTGACATACACGAACAAGGGGCGCGCCAGCGGGGCGTAGTCCCCCGCCAAAATCGTTTCAACGGTCGGTGTTACCGGTGGCTGCCCGGCTGCGCGGACAATCGGCAGGGCGCGCAGCTTGTCACGGTTTTCGTAGTAGATGTCGAAACCAAAGTAACCAAGCGCGTTGAGGTCGCCGGCAATGCCCTGCACCAGCACATTGTCATCCTCTGAAGCCATGTAGTCACCACGGCTGGCCCGCGCTTTGCCGTTGACGACCTCGGTGAAGTAGTCAAACGTCCCGGAATCCGTACCGGCCCCGTACAGGTTGAGTGGCCGGTCGCCCCACGCCGGATTGATGTCTGACCACCGGCGGATACGCCCCTGCGCTTCAGGCGACCACATCCGCCGCAGTTCCTCCAGCGTGACGGCTGAAACCTGAGCATTGCGGGGATGGGTCACGACGACAATGGCATCCATGGCAATGGGCAGTTCATAGTAGGCAAGCCCGGCCTGGCGACAGGCCTCGCGCTCGGATGGCGCAATGGGACGCGAAGCCGTGGCAACGTCGGTTTCCCCACGACAAAACTTTTTCATCCCGCCGCCTGTCCCAGAAACACCAATCGTCACCCGCACACCTGGGTGACGAAGCTGAAACTCCTCGGCGACGGCTTCGGCAAGCGGATAAACCGTGCTCGACCCATCCACTTTGATGACCGGGTAGCGGCTTCCCGGTGGGGCGCAGTGCGGCGCAGCCGCCAACCAGAGCGCCAGGCCGCCGATAAGCACTGACTTGACCGACATAGGCGCACTCCATCGCGGGAAGTACGCCATGGTAGGCAGTCTGACGTTACAAGCGTCTTTCGCCGATGTAACGCGCGCGCGTTATGTATTCACTGGGAAGGCCGCAGCCGCCGCGAGCGTGGGCGCAGCACGGCCGGAAGCCGTTCTTGCAGCGCTTGGCGCACGACATGCCCGCCCGGATTGAGGTGCTTCCGCATGTGGTTGATCATCAAGTAGCCGTCGTGGAACTTGAACGGCGTCTCGCCGGTCGTGTAATGCCCACAGTGCATCCACGCGGATTGGTAAGGCGCGCGATGGCGCTCGAATTCACTCATCGCATGGCGCGTCAGGTGCGGGAGAAACGTCATGTCGTAGCGTGCCGCAATCAGCAGGGTTTTCTTGCTCCGGTTCTCTGGACGACCGAGCTGCTCGATGTAAGGAAAGGGGCTGATTGGCAGCCAGTAATCGCGCAGGTCATGGCGCGTGACACGCGCTTCAAGTCCAGCGCGGACGTGGCTGGTTGAAATGCCCGTCCAAACCACGTCCGCAAAGTAGCTCGACACATGGTTGAAGGCGGCCACCTGCAAGCGGCGGTCAAACGTGTAGGCCAAAAAGGCGACGCACGAACCAATGCTCGTGCCGATAATGCCAAATCGGTCATAGCCCTGGCTTTCCAGCCAATCCAGCACCAGTCGCACTTCGTGAACCGCCTGCCGAACCGCCTGAATCGTCCGTCCGATGTTTGGGCTAACCATGTAGTCGGCGCGTACTTGGTGAACGGGTCGCCGGCTGCCGTGGTACGGCAAGCTCATGCGCACCGAAGCAATCCCAAAGGCGTTGAGACCCTGGCAGACAGACACGTGGCTGGCATGGTCGGCGTTCCACTGTGGCAGCACCAGGACGACTGGCGGGCGCGTGGTTGCCCCCGGACGCTCCCGAACCGGAAAGTAGCGTGCCCAGGCCAGATTGTTTGGCTCATCCGGTGTTTGGATCGAGCTTGGGAAGGTCAGCCATCCATCGTGGAAGTGCCACTCGGCGAGGGGTGGCGGCGTGAAGAACTGTGCCCCAACCGGCAGTGTCTGGCGCGCGTATTCCCGCAGAAAAGTCGGCGGATCGGGAAAGTCATCTGGCGCGAGCGGCACGGGTAGATGGGTGGTATCAGTGGCCAGGTGGTCAAGGCCCCAGGCAAAGGGCGATGCCCGTCGGTGACGATCCACTTTGGAAAGGCGAACTTCCCAGGCCTGAATAAAACGCTTGAGCATGTAGGGCGCGTCCAGTTCCTATGCTTCCTATGCCATTGCCGCCGACTCGCTGGTTCCACCCGTGACCGCCGCATCGCTGAAGATGACGAAGGTATCCTCGTCAATTGGCCCTAACCCAACATGCCGCTCGCCCTCAACCTCACGGGCCCACACCACGACCATCATCTCCTTGCGTTCGGCGTTAATGGTTGGAAGCGCCAGGGTCAACTTCTCGCCGAGCGCGACTTCCAACGGGGTGACCACACATGCGCCGCGCCGGCTGATTGAAACACACTGGGCGGCAACATCCTGCTTGAGACCATCTTTGTCCCACCCTTCCACCACGGCCGGCAAGCGACACGCCAGCCGGTTCTCGCGCCGCATCGTTTCAAACTTCGACTCATCAGTTTCCGTCATGTGTTTTGTGCTCTCCCTGTTGACCGTACGCTCTAACCTGACCTGCGCCAAGCCATGGCGGCCATTGCAGGCGTTTATCCAACCATAGTTGCGCATCCCTTTTCCAGCTTGCCGTCATCTCAGCCGGACAGTAAATTTCATCGGTTCGTCAATATTTTATTAGCTAACCTGGATTTACTCAACTTACCACCATGGTCCGTC
It contains:
- a CDS encoding SirB1 family protein; protein product: MLSTTLERRFEQRLAELATQWRGQTPPPLSMAAAAVVWALEADREITDIPKQLDALADELSAWAIGEGLPQPLSIEAVSRGFVALGFRGETDNYYDPRNSFLAEVITRRVGIPITLSVIFIELAQRFGLTCEGVNFPGHFLVRYRGADGVGHLDPFHGCQWLDDRGLQQLLHRVRGTQSRLSAEDLATAGTGDIVARMLRNLCNIALKAKDWITALRTLRMLVIVNPDDAQAGRDIGLLYLQLERWGEALTWLESHKRRVASDAERQSLEPSIIEAKKALAQWN
- a CDS encoding M16 family metallopeptidase, giving the protein MPYLRWALLLSLMLLWVGLSVGQTRRRTPPPAPPSTPPKVAPIRGIVEQVQRGELTFTRFSNGLRLICAERYASEIVGFAVRFEAGQMDEPASMPGVAWVVAYGLLSEADEAALDAAGATLDIHVGSLETTLTVTAPTAQATTVVGRLLRALSRTTFDEDHLRLGRLRAVRAQAWKLSQAASAGRSAWLSLAMGRTGLATPDAESQAARIEAVTLDAARDFYASRLRPRETILALTGEINLVQSLRAVSEAGGDWKPASEPQPPAPVSATSTGRRYQAERGAPAATFVHLGYVLPVLPPEERVALEVARAALGLGRRSRLCEALVENRRIASAVTTSLDVTAKGSGLCIGLSIEPELLDRAEALTLEAVERLRRERLSEGELQRAKAQLELERWLAGDSVDGWARQLVQVEAGTGLLTWLEDLDRLESITAEQVRAAAAKHLVASRLVVHEYEAATAPPRTFTPEKFFETVGLLVPATLALELPPDAATDAPATVVVSVKARPKTKAEGLTVLPPAEPVREYATLRGPRVLVRPDPARPLVAAGLYFQGGRFIEDETNAGVTELMLRVMTRSTVKSAPDGILDEIERLGGQLRIVNERDFFGFELCVLARHAEAVLGRLIALTERPNFDPPVVTAERERLLTEQKRQTRDAYALAPWLARRSLFPVHPYGFPSLGVAGTVSKLDEAAVQRWYAATIQRQLPIVVIVGGTQGSSLVTRDVTEGFVRRETDTSLRARVAQPADAPLAQEVTTGTRDVVAFALATPGGREADARWEVLAHWLARQLKTKDIHTTVKFTPALQRGELLLVGETRPGDGPRVIETVEGVFREVARRAPSAEAWRSAGQGAATETARAIGTVTGRSRAYAVAVYLGAAPSEVDASTMSMQRTPLPTEGVWDALSIEAAGRGLVRGARLARPK
- a CDS encoding ATP-binding protein; translation: MRYFNTAGPCRPDIHYMLSPVKRLPGLRRLIDQQAYFVVHAPRQVGKTTLMLTLAQQLTAEGRYAAVLLSLEVGAAFNADPDRAEAAILGAWQVGCRAWLPPALGLPALEANAPVGQRLLSALTAWAQTCPRPLVLFLDEIDALEDMTLISVLRQLRAGYPSRPQAFPWSLALIGMRDVRDYKVAAGGSDRLRTASPFNIKMRSLTLGNFTQDEVAQLYRQHTTETGQVFTDEAVAYAYDLTAGQPWLVNALAKVCVEELVEDTGQTITRDDIEAAQWVLIERQDTHLDSLAERLREPRVRNLIAPMLAGDLPGDLPDDDRRYVLDLGLVRRNPDTGVLEVANPVYREVLPRVLSGGVQDALPRLEPVWLDGEGRLVPEKLLEAFLGFWRQHGEPLLRGVAYHEIAPHIVLMAYLQRVENGGGRVTREYAIGSGRMDVCLRYGGVTVGIELKVWREGAGDPEAEGLEQLERYLAGLAAGAAGWLVIFDRRAGQPPVAERTRAYRAVTPGGRAVTVVRA
- the pstB gene encoding phosphate ABC transporter ATP-binding protein PstB; the encoded protein is MSRSTIAPNDQPAAHRNGDVALKAEARGLSFAYGDKLALRDVTLPVHDRRATALIGPSGCGKSTLLRCFNRMHDLYPGCRYLGEIRLYPDNINLLGPETDPIEVRMRIGMVFQKPNPFPKSIFENVAYGLRIRGLRDAREISARVERSLQDAALWDEVKDRLQDSAYTLSGGQQQRLCIARALATEPELLLFDEPTSALDPLATASIEALLGRLKSQVTSLIVTHNLQQAARVAEFTAFMYLGELVEFGPTEVLFNAPSQKQTEDYLSGRFG
- the pstA gene encoding phosphate ABC transporter permease PstA, giving the protein MTPLTPVATRIRWAKRIERAFLGVAWLLLGTLAAVFIGLFASMLHTGWTRLQPDFLLTFASRRADQAGVLAAWVGTLVVMVVTAAVAVPLGVAAGVYLEEYARPNRFTALIEINIVNLAGVPSIVYGLLALGLFVRWLGFGASVLTAGLTLGLLILPIVVVATREALRTVPPTIREASYAVGSTRWQTVWQHVLPAALPGILTGVIIGLSRAIGETAPIVTIGAVTFIAFLPPAPVSPSFPFVSVEWIWSPFTALPIVTFDWTSRPNADFRANAAAAALTLTCLTAAMNGVAAWLRYRLRRQLKW
- the pstC gene encoding phosphate ABC transporter permease subunit PstC — its product is MATVTHQPRRPWARWREHLIEWLLAGAALVAVLTTLGIAAVLVGESLPLFRQVSLWSFLTDTAWTPLFAEPRFGIGVLLAGTATSSLVALAVAIPSGTILAMYLSEFAAGQLRESIKPVLELLAGVPTVVLGYFALYTVTPFLQKLWPALPSFNLLSAGLVMGIMIVPYVASLSEDALRAVPMSLREGAYALGATRLQTAWQVVFPAAFSGIAASYVLGVSRAIGETMIVAIAAGQQPRLTLNPFEPAATATTYIVQVAKGDIPHGGLSYRTIFAVALVLFLLTLAFNLAADWVRRRQRLRGLGQ
- a CDS encoding PstS family phosphate ABC transporter substrate-binding protein; the encoded protein is MSVKSVLIGGLALWLAAAPHCAPPGSRYPVIKVDGSSTVYPLAEAVAEEFQLRHPGVRVTIGVSGTGGGMKKFCRGETDVATASRPIAPSEREACRQAGLAYYELPIAMDAIVVVTHPRNAQVSAVTLEELRRMWSPEAQGRIRRWSDINPAWGDRPLNLYGAGTDSGTFDYFTEVVNGKARASRGDYMASEDDNVLVQGIAGDLNALGYFGFDIYYENRDKLRALPIVRAAGQPPVTPTVETILAGDYAPLARPLFVYVNARAMDRPEVATFVHFWLEQGGKLAEEVHCVPLPPDAYAGIRRHLDNRRVGTIFDRRPAVAISIQELLTLPAVL
- a CDS encoding RcgR family putative quorum lactone hydrolase, producing the protein MLKRFIQAWEVRLSKVDRHRRASPFAWGLDHLATDTTHLPVPLAPDDFPDPPTFLREYARQTLPVGAQFFTPPPLAEWHFHDGWLTFPSSIQTPDEPNNLAWARYFPVRERPGATTRPPVVLVLPQWNADHASHVSVCQGLNAFGIASVRMSLPYHGSRRPVHQVRADYMVSPNIGRTIQAVRQAVHEVRLVLDWLESQGYDRFGIIGTSIGSCVAFLAYTFDRRLQVAAFNHVSSYFADVVWTGISTSHVRAGLEARVTRHDLRDYWLPISPFPYIEQLGRPENRSKKTLLIAARYDMTFLPHLTRHAMSEFERHRAPYQSAWMHCGHYTTGETPFKFHDGYLMINHMRKHLNPGGHVVRQALQERLPAVLRPRSRRLRPSQ
- a CDS encoding PilZ domain-containing protein — translated: MTETDESKFETMRRENRLACRLPAVVEGWDKDGLKQDVAAQCVSISRRGACVVTPLEVALGEKLTLALPTINAERKEMMVVVWAREVEGERHVGLGPIDEDTFVIFSDAAVTGGTSESAAMA